One window of Lemur catta isolate mLemCat1 chromosome 3, mLemCat1.pri, whole genome shotgun sequence genomic DNA carries:
- the LOC123634192 gene encoding LYR motif-containing protein 2-like, translating into MAAPRLPLVTVTLKQFVRRLQVLLLYRRILQAIRQVPNDSDHKYLKDWAREEFKRNKSATEEVTIRMMITEGNIQLKELEKTLALAKP; encoded by the coding sequence ATGGCTGCTCCCCGCTTACCCTTGGTGACGGTAACGCTAAAGCAGTTCGTGAGAAGGCTACAAGTTCTCCTTCTCTACAGAAGGATTTTGCAAGCAATTCGGCAAGTTCCAAATGACTCTGATCACAAATACCTGAAGGACTGGGCAAGGGAAGAATTCAAAAGGAACAAAAGTGCCACTGAAGAGGTTACAATCCGGATGATGATTACTGAAGGCAATATACAGCTCAAGGAGTTAGAAAAAACACTTGCTTTAGCAAAACCTTAA